AGCCCATCAGGCAGAGTATGCCAGAATGCTGGCGAGCAATCAAGGGCCGTTGGATGCAGCTTCCGGTCCTCAAGCGGCTCCGCAGCCCAAACGGTTCAAGGCTGCAGCAGCTCCGACACCTTCCGCCCGTCGACGGACGCGACACGGACCTGGTCCGAGCAGAACCGGCCGATCTCTCCGTCGAGCGTGGCAACGGCCGCCATCGGGTATGCGCCGGACTTCTCGTCGGGCATCCAGTTGCCCAGGAACAAGCCCGGTCGCTCGCTTCGATATGCTCCGTACCCGGTCCCGATGAGCACGTACCGGTCCAGCGTTCGCTTGTTCTCAACGACAATCGCCACTTCCTCGTCCTTCCTCGTGTTCGTTCCTCTCTCTGCCAATCCTAAGCGAAGGCGCATTGTCTCAGAGCTTGGCCACCAGCGTGCCCGCAGTGGCACTGCGAGCGGCGTCGTACACTTCACTTACCTTGACCACGACAACGCCTCGGAAGCTCTTCTCCGGCTTCTTCCGATGGAGGTCCTCGTTGGCGAAGTCATATTCAGGTCCCGAAGTCTTGTAGACCGCGGTACCCAGGAACTTGTAGCTCTCACCCGTCTCGTCGTGCCACACGCACCACGAGACTTGGCCGGTGGCCTCGACGTTTGCCCGCGTCGCCTTCATGAACAAATCGCCCACGATCAGCGAATCGTCGCTCCACCACCAGTACTGGAGCATGGGGGCGCAGTTCGGTCGCCCATCGGCCGACACGGTGGCGAAGCCGATCGTCCGACCCTGTTCCATCAATACCTTGGCTTTCTCGGGGATTCTCATGATTGACCTGTCCTCAGTTGATGATGCCTTTACAGCTTAGCTTGAAATCTTCCCTACAATGCGCCGGCGATTTGCCGCAGCGCGCTCAGGCCGACCTGTTCGGCCATCTTGGCCGATCGCAGATGGAGCAGTCCGCCGGCGCAGCGGTCGGGGTCGTTGACGTGCTCCTCCTTCTCCTCGTCGCCAACGAGGAGCGGGAACAGCTCGGTCACCGCGCGCAGGTTGTCGGCCACCACGCCGTAGGCCTCGATCGCGGCATCGAACACCTTGGCGGGAACCTTGACGCCCCCGACATCGAGCCGTACGCGCGCCTCGACGAGAAACTGCGCCGCGAACGCGCGGCATTCGTGCCACACCGCCGCGTTGTATGCTGTGCCGAGGCCGCCCGCCCGGCCCTCTTCGAGCGCCTTGGTCCACCAGTCGTAGGCCTCGAGGCCCATGGTGTATGGCCCATCGGCATACTTGCGCGGGTCGTCGCGCACGGCCACGGCGAACTCGAGCGCCTGCTTGACGAGCGGCGCGTCGCCTTTCGCTTCGCCGCGCCGCACGACGTGCAGAGCGAGCCAGCCGATCTCCGACACACCCAACTCGCGCCATGGCTTGGGTCCCGCGCCGTCGTGGCCCGATGGCCCGTTGAAGTAGTAGCCCCCGGTGTCGTAGCCGTTCACCACGTAGTACTCGGGCATGGCGAGCTCCCAGCCGTAGACGGGAATCCGGTCGTGCAGCGCGCGCCGCGCCGCCTCCCAAGCCTGCTCTTGCACCTCGGCGAAGTCGGGCCGGTCCTTGTGCGTCTGGAAGGTCTCGACGCAGTAGCCGGCCGCCTCGCCCAGTTCGTGCAGCACGTCGCTCTTCCACGCCGTCGGCCCGCTTGGGCACAACGCCTCGTGGATATTCATTACGAACGCATGCCCCGTCGCCCCGTACAGCCACGCCTCCGAAACCTCGACCCCCAGATACTCCAAGCACCCCGCCAGACACCCGAGATGCGACACCCACCTCGGCTTCCACCGCAACCCGTCAAGCATGGTCATGGCCTGCCCCTCGTCTTCGTCCCAGCTTCTTCTTCTCGATCCAGGGTCGGCGCCTGGCACGGCGAGTTTTTCGGCACGAGCTTCTTCAGGCGCTTGCACCAGACGGCTGCCACGGTGCGGCAGGCGCCTTCGAGCGCCTCCTCGGGGAACGCCGCGTCCTTGCAGTTGTAGTCACACCACTTCATGTTCCTGCATCATGATACACCAACCCGCGAACGATCGCGCACTCCTTTTCCCGCTCCACTGCGATCTCTGCGAGCTCTGCGAGAAACAGGAAAGAGGATCTCGCGCAGAGTCGCAAAGCTCGCAGAGGGCTCGATACCTGTGCGGCGCATTCCTCTTGACATGGCGGACGTGCTTCGTTATAAGGCGCGCCGTTACCGAGACCCGCGCGGGGTTATCTCGCCCGTCGACGGGTCAGTCCGCGCCGCATGTGATTCCGTCGAGGACTGGATGTGATAACCTTTCGCGGGGGCGTTCATCCCCCTGCACACAAGGGGCTGACAGACGAGCTCGCGCTCGACGACGCCGCGCCGCCCGCGGTGGTCAGGGTCCCTTTGCAGCAGCATATCGGCGCGCCGGCCAAGCCGGTCGTCGAGAAGGGCGCCGCCGTTAAGCTCGGCCAGACGATCGCCGAGCCGGGCGGCTTTGTCAGCGTGCCGCATCATGCGCCCGTCTCGGGCACCGTCAAGGCGATCAAGGAGTACCCGCACGCCTCCGGCCGCGCGCTTCTGGCCATCGAGATCGAGAACGACGGCCAGGATACGCCCGCCGACGAGCTCGAACCGATGCCCGACTGGCGTGCCGTGCCCGTCGAGGCGCTGCGCGACCGCGTGCGCGCCGCCGGCATCGTGGGCCTTGGCGGTGCGGCGTTCCCGACGCACGTCAAGCTCTCGCCGCCCAAGGACAAGCCCATCCATACCGTCATCATCAACGGCGCCGAGTGCGAGCCGTATCTGACGTGCGACTACCGTCTCATGATCGAGACGCCCGACGCCGTGCTCGTCGGCGCCGACATCGTGCGCCGCTGCGTCGGCGCCGAGCGCGTGATCGTCGGCATCGAGGACAACAAGCCGCGCGCCGTCGAGATGATGGAACGCAACGCGCGCGACCTCGACAAGGTCGAGATCGCCGCCGTCCATACGAAGTACCCGCAGGGCAGTGAGCTTCAGCTCATCCGCGCCGTCGCCGGCGCCGAGCTGCCCAAGAGCAAGCTGCCGATGGAGGCGGGTGTCGTGGTGCAGAACGTCGGCACCGCCCTCGCCATCTATGAGGCCGTCGTGGGCGGCAAGCCGCTCGTCGATCGCGCCGTCACGGTCACCGGCCCCGGCGTGGTGAGCCCGCGCAACCTGCGCGTCCGCCTCGGCACGCTCTGCAACGAGCTGATCGAACAAGCCGGCGGCATGACACCCGATGTCGGCCGCGTCATCATGGGCGGTCCCATGATGGGACTCGCCATGCCGGGCGCCGACGTGCCCTGCATGAAGAGCACCTCGGGCCTGTTGCTGCTCCTGCGCCACGATCTGGTCAGCTACGAGCTCAATCCCTGCATCCGCTGCGGCAAGTGCGAGACCCATTGCCCGGCCGGTCTGGCGACGGCGCGCATCGGCCTCGCCGTCGAGCTGGGCAACATCGAGCGCGCCGAGGCGCTCGCCGTGCTCGAGTGCATTGAATGCGGCTGTTGCTCGTACGTCTGCCCGGCACGCCGCCCGATGACCCAGCTCATGCGCGTCGGCAAGAGCAAGGTGCTCAAGGAACGGGCGAGGAGGAAGATCGGTGCCTGACGCGACCCGCGTAACACAACGCGACTTGCTCAGCGTCTCGTCGTCGCCCCACGTGCGCGCGCGCGAGGACGCCGGCCGCATCATGCGCGACGTGATCATTGCGCTCGTGCCGGCGCTCGTCGCCTCGTACTTCTTCTTCGGCATCGCGGGCATCATGCTCACGGCGATCGCGTGCATCGCCGCGCTGGCCACGGAGATCGCCTTGCTCGCCTGGCGCGGCCGCAAAGTGGACCACGCGGCCGTCTACTCGGCGCTCGTGACCGCGGTTCTCATGACGTTCTGCGTCTCGCCGCTCGTGCCGTGGTGGATGGTCGTCGTCGGCGCGGTGGTTGCCATCGGCATCGGCAAGCACGCCTTCGGCGGGCTCGGGCACAACATCTTCAACCCGGCCCTCGTCGGGCGCGCGTTCCTTATGAGCGCCTACATGGTGCCGATGACGACGTGGAAGTTGCCCGACGGAATCAGCGGCGCCACGCCGCTCGCGCACATGAAAATCGGTGCCTACGATAAGCTGCCCAGCCTGTGGCATCTCGCGCTCGGCGACATCGGCGGCTGCATCGGCGAGACCTCGGCCATCCTGCTGCTCGCCGGCGCGGCCTACCTCCTCGTGCGCCGGGTTATTACCTGGCACGTGCCGGTCGCGTACCTCGGCGCGCTCGCCGTGTTCGTCTGGATCTTCGGCGGCACGACGAAAGGCGGCGCCGGCCTCGACGTGCACGTGTTCAACGGCCTCGGTCCGATGAACCTTGGCGCGATTCCCGTTCACTTGCTCGCCGGCGGCGTCATCCTCGGTGCCTGCTTCATGGCCACCGACTATGTCAGCAGCCCGATGACGCCGAAAGGCATGATCATCTTTGGCGTCGGGTGCGGGATCCTCACCGGCGTTATTCGTATCTTCGGGGGCTATCCCGAGGGCACCTCGTACGCGATCCTGCTGATGAATATGACCGTGCCGTTGATCGACCGCGCCACCATGCCACGGCTGTTCGGCGCGCGAAGGCTGATGAAGAAGAAAGGCGCCGCATGAACGACGCGCTGAAAGCAAAACCCGTCATGCTCGTCGTTGTGCTCGGCGCGGTCTGCGCCGTCGCGGCCGTTGTCCTCGGCCTCGTCTACGGCGCGACCAAGCCGCGCATCGAGGCCGAAGAGGTCAAAGCCAAGGAGCAGGCCCTGCGCGACGTCCATCCCGGCGCCATGCGTTTCGAGCAGATCACGACCGAGCATGCTGTCGACGGCACGCCGTTCGTCTATTATGAGGCGTACAACGCGGACAACGTGCTTGTCGGCTATGCGTTCGAGGGGCACGCGAACGGCTACAGCAGCACGATCGAGCTGACCGTCGGCCTCGACAAGGACGAGCAGACGATCACCGGCATCAAGATCACCAAGCAGCAGGAGACGCCCGGTCTCGGCGCGAACTGCGTCAAAAGCGGCGGGTCGAAGTACATCTGGGAGATCTTCTCGCGTGCCGAGGCGGCCGGAGAGGACACAGGCTTTCAGAGCCAATTCTCCAATCTCGCCGTCAACGCGCTTGGAGACGACGGCATTCCGTCGAATGTCCGCGCCCTGAGCGGCGCGACGATCACGACCAATGCCGTCCTGCGCGCCCTGCGCACGGCGATCTCGGATTACCAGGTCGCGAGTGGCCGCGACTCCAAAATGACTGTAAGCGGCGCGACACAGAAAGACCACGTTGACGGGCCAGGGGACGGACAATGAGCGCACGACCCTTGAGCGAACTCACGAAGGGCTTCATGAAGAGCAATCCCGTCTTCGTGCTGCTCCTCGGCCTCTGTCCGACGCTGGCGGTTTCGACGACGGTCAACGACGCCATTGGCATGGCGCTCGCCGCCACGTTCGTGCTCGTCTGCTCGAACGTCATCATCTCGCTCACGCGCGACTTCATTCCGGACAAGGTGCGTATTCCGTGCTTCATCGTCGTGATCGCCACGTTCGTCACCGTCGTTGAGCTTGTGATGCAGGCCTACCTGCCGCCGCTCTACAAGAGCCTCGGCATCTTTGTCCCGCTCATCGTCGTGAACTGCATCATCCTGGGTCGCGCCGAAGCGTTCGCGTCGAAGAACACGGTGCTCCCGTCGCTGCTCGACGGCTTGGGCATGGGCCTCGGCTTCGGCATCGCGCTGTTGATCCTCTCGACGATCCGCGAGGTGCTCGGCAACGGCTCGTTCCTCGGCTACCGGCTCATTCCAGGTTTTGACCCGAACAACTTCAGCGGCGTCAAACCGGCCGACATGCCGAACGTGCCGCCGACGCCGGCGCTCATCATGATCCTGGCGCCCGGCGCGTTTCTCTGTCTTGGCCTGATCCTCGGTTTCATCAGTTGGCGGCGCCTGCGCAAGAGCGCGGCACGCGAGGGAGCGATGTAGGCACGACGAAGTATCAGCGCGAATCTGTGCAAGCAGCGGCTCATCCATTGCGAAAGAACAGACCATGGGCATCGGCGAAGCATTTACAATCCTGATCAGCACCATCTTCGTCTACAACTTCGTGCTGTCGCGATTCCTCGGCCTGTGCCCATACATGGGCGTGTCGAAGGACACGAGTTCGGCCATCGGCATGGGCATGGCCGTCATCTTCGTCATGACGCTGGCGTCCGCCGTCACGTGGCCCGTCTATCGCTTCCTGCTTGCGCCTTCGACGTCCAACTTGTGGTACCGCCTCTTCGGCGGCAGCCCCGCCGATTACGACCTCACGCGCGTGCTCCGGACGATCTCGTTCATTCTTGTCATCGCCGCGCTTGTGCAGTTCGTCGAGATGTTCATCCGCAAGGCGAGCCCCGGCCTCTACCGGTCGCTCGGCATCTACCTGGCGCTCATCACGACCAATTGCGCCGTCCTCGGCGTGGCCGTGCTCAACATCGACATGTTTTTCCAGAACGCGCAGCCCGTGCCCGGCTCGTACCTCAAATCAATCCTCCAGGGCTTCACGGCCGGCGTCGGGTTCACGCTTGCCATGGTGCTCATGTCGTCGATCCGCGAACGACTCGAAATCGCCGACGTGCCCGAACCGCTGCGCGGTATCCCCATCGCGCTGATCGTCGCGAGCATCATGTCCATGGCGTTCCTCGGCTTCGCTGGCTTGATCTAGCGGTGTAGGGCGGGCGCCCCGCGCCCGCCGCAGCCCCCTTCAGGGGGCGATTGGAAGTAGGCACGGGCGCAAGCCCGTGGAAGACGATACAACAAGGGAATCCGGAAGCCCCCTTCAGGGGGCGACTGAGAACAACCGTGTCCTATGATGGAAGCGTTACTCGCAGATAACCTCCTCGCCGTCTCCACGATCGTGCCGGCCGTCATCGGCTTGGGCGGGCTGGGCATCGTGTTCGGCATCGTCCTCGCTGTCGCGTCCGAGCGGCTCGCCGTCAAGGTCGATGCGCGCGTGAAGCAGGTACTCGACATTCTGCCGGGCATCAACTGCGGCGCGTGCGGCCAGCCCGGCTGCGAGGGCTACGCCGACAACGTCGTCGCCGGCAAAGCGGCGCCGACCCTCTGCGCGCCGGGCGGGCCGGAGGTCGCGCAGAAGATCGCGGAGGTTCTCGGCCTTGCCGTTGAGGCCGGCGAGCGCCTCGTGGCCTTCTGCCACTGCAAGGGCGGCAAGGACAGCGAGTGGAAGTACGATTACGACGGCATCCCGACCTGCGGCGCCGCCGCGCTGATCGCCGGCGGCCCGATCGCCTGCAATTACGGCTGTATCGGCTTCTACGACTGCATCGCTGCGTGCAAGTACGACGCCTTCCTCATCGCGCCCAACGGCATGCCCGTCGTGAACGCCGAGAAATGCGTCGCCTGCAAAGCGTGCGTCAATGCCTGCCCGCGTGGCCTGTTCGAGTTGGTGCCCATATCACGGAAGGTCCACATCCTGTGCTCGAACCTCGACAAAGGCAAAGCGGTCAAGGACGTGTGCCAGGTCGGCTGCATCGGCTGCACGCGCTGCGTCAAGAAGTGCGACAACGGCCAGATCTCCATGAAGGACGGCCTCGCCGTCATTGACTACTCGAAAGGCGAGGTCAACATCGAAGCCGTCGAGAGCTGCCCTGTCGGCGTTATCCACCACTACGCCTACCAGGACCCCATCACCTGGCAGCCGCCCGTCAAGGAAGCGCTCAAAGGCGCGGCCGAACCCGTCCAATCTGCCTGAGGAACCCCCGCAGGGGGCGGCATCCTGTAGCCTCGGGCGTCAGCCCGTGGTAGGCGGAGCACAGAAAAACTCAAGCCCCCGCAGGGGGCGACATCTGGGTTACCTTAGAGCCGGATGTCGCCCCCTGCGGGGGCTTGGTTCCCTTTGTATTCGCTTTCCACGGGCTGACGCCCGAGGCTACAGGATATCGCCCGCTGCGCGGGCTTGGAATATAGGAGTAAGGCTATACCTCTTTTCCTTGTTCCACGCGTGTGTAGAAGAACCGATCGAGCACGCGGTCCCAATCGGTGAATGCCGCCTCCGGGTCGCGCACGTTGGCGATGGCCTGCGCGACGTGCTGCACTTTCGCGTCGAGATCGTCAATGTAGTGGAGCAGGACCGCCTCCGTGAACAGCGGCACGACGGGGCTTTTCCATTCGAGCCGCCCCTGGTGGCTCAGCACGAGGTGGCCGATCTGGTCGCGCAGCTCCTGCGGAAAGCCGTCGATCCGCTCGATCTTCTCCTCGACCATCCGGTACCCGAGTACAATGTGGCCGATGAGCTGCCCGGGCGTCGTGTAGCCCGACGTCACGCCGCTTTCCAGCTCGGCGATCTTGCCGATGTCGTGGAGCACGGCGCCCGTGATGAGCAGATCGCGGTTCAGCCCACGTCCCTCGTTAAGGTCCGAGTAGTGGTCGGCCAGCGTCGCGGCGATCTTCACGACCGACAGCGTGTGCTCGATCAGCCCGCCGACGTACGATTGGTGGATCGTCTTCGCCGCCGGCGAGACCTTGAACCGTGCCACGAACGATTCGTCGGCAAAGAACGCCGCGAGCAGCTTGCGCAGCCACGCATTCTTGACGGTTCGCGCGAGCGTCTTCAGCTCGTCGAGCATGTCGTCCGAGTCGCGCGCGCTCGTCGCCATCAGCTCGTCGAGCACGACGTCCTGCTCGCGCTTGACCGCCAGGTGCGCCGCCTTGAGCTGAAGCCGGTTGTTGAACGACTCGACCGAACCGTTGACATGCACGAACTGCGCGCCTGCCAGGTTCGTATTGATGGCCTCGGCCTCGTCCCAGACCTTCGTCTCGATCCGCCCCGTCCTGTCGCGCAGCATGAGCGTCAGGTATGGCTTGCCCGATTTCGTCGTCCCGAGCGACTTCGACTCGAGCACGAACACCTCGCTGACCGCCATCCCCTCGGCGAGATCCTTCACATACGCACTCCGCCCCATGACGCTCTCCCTCTCTCGTTCATCGCACGTGTGTCGTTCCCCTGCAGCCGCATCAACATTGCAGGGCGGGCTTTCAACGTGCGCCGT
This is a stretch of genomic DNA from Verrucomicrobiota bacterium. It encodes these proteins:
- a CDS encoding pyridoxamine 5'-phosphate oxidase family protein, with protein sequence MRIPEKAKVLMEQGRTIGFATVSADGRPNCAPMLQYWWWSDDSLIVGDLFMKATRANVEATGQVSWCVWHDETGESYKFLGTAVYKTSGPEYDFANEDLHRKKPEKSFRGVVVVKVSEVYDAARSATAGTLVAKL
- the rsxC gene encoding electron transport complex subunit RsxC, coding for MITFRGGVHPPAHKGLTDELALDDAAPPAVVRVPLQQHIGAPAKPVVEKGAAVKLGQTIAEPGGFVSVPHHAPVSGTVKAIKEYPHASGRALLAIEIENDGQDTPADELEPMPDWRAVPVEALRDRVRAAGIVGLGGAAFPTHVKLSPPKDKPIHTVIINGAECEPYLTCDYRLMIETPDAVLVGADIVRRCVGAERVIVGIEDNKPRAVEMMERNARDLDKVEIAAVHTKYPQGSELQLIRAVAGAELPKSKLPMEAGVVVQNVGTALAIYEAVVGGKPLVDRAVTVTGPGVVSPRNLRVRLGTLCNELIEQAGGMTPDVGRVIMGGPMMGLAMPGADVPCMKSTSGLLLLLRHDLVSYELNPCIRCGKCETHCPAGLATARIGLAVELGNIERAEALAVLECIECGCCSYVCPARRPMTQLMRVGKSKVLKERARRKIGA
- a CDS encoding RnfABCDGE type electron transport complex subunit D: MLSVSSSPHVRAREDAGRIMRDVIIALVPALVASYFFFGIAGIMLTAIACIAALATEIALLAWRGRKVDHAAVYSALVTAVLMTFCVSPLVPWWMVVVGAVVAIGIGKHAFGGLGHNIFNPALVGRAFLMSAYMVPMTTWKLPDGISGATPLAHMKIGAYDKLPSLWHLALGDIGGCIGETSAILLLAGAAYLLVRRVITWHVPVAYLGALAVFVWIFGGTTKGGAGLDVHVFNGLGPMNLGAIPVHLLAGGVILGACFMATDYVSSPMTPKGMIIFGVGCGILTGVIRIFGGYPEGTSYAILLMNMTVPLIDRATMPRLFGARRLMKKKGAA
- a CDS encoding FMN-binding protein, translating into MNDALKAKPVMLVVVLGAVCAVAAVVLGLVYGATKPRIEAEEVKAKEQALRDVHPGAMRFEQITTEHAVDGTPFVYYEAYNADNVLVGYAFEGHANGYSSTIELTVGLDKDEQTITGIKITKQQETPGLGANCVKSGGSKYIWEIFSRAEAAGEDTGFQSQFSNLAVNALGDDGIPSNVRALSGATITTNAVLRALRTAISDYQVASGRDSKMTVSGATQKDHVDGPGDGQ
- a CDS encoding electron transport complex subunit E gives rise to the protein MSARPLSELTKGFMKSNPVFVLLLGLCPTLAVSTTVNDAIGMALAATFVLVCSNVIISLTRDFIPDKVRIPCFIVVIATFVTVVELVMQAYLPPLYKSLGIFVPLIVVNCIILGRAEAFASKNTVLPSLLDGLGMGLGFGIALLILSTIREVLGNGSFLGYRLIPGFDPNNFSGVKPADMPNVPPTPALIMILAPGAFLCLGLILGFISWRRLRKSAAREGAM
- a CDS encoding electron transport complex subunit RsxA, encoding MGIGEAFTILISTIFVYNFVLSRFLGLCPYMGVSKDTSSAIGMGMAVIFVMTLASAVTWPVYRFLLAPSTSNLWYRLFGGSPADYDLTRVLRTISFILVIAALVQFVEMFIRKASPGLYRSLGIYLALITTNCAVLGVAVLNIDMFFQNAQPVPGSYLKSILQGFTAGVGFTLAMVLMSSIRERLEIADVPEPLRGIPIALIVASIMSMAFLGFAGLI
- a CDS encoding RnfABCDGE type electron transport complex subunit B; the encoded protein is MMEALLADNLLAVSTIVPAVIGLGGLGIVFGIVLAVASERLAVKVDARVKQVLDILPGINCGACGQPGCEGYADNVVAGKAAPTLCAPGGPEVAQKIAEVLGLAVEAGERLVAFCHCKGGKDSEWKYDYDGIPTCGAAALIAGGPIACNYGCIGFYDCIAACKYDAFLIAPNGMPVVNAEKCVACKACVNACPRGLFELVPISRKVHILCSNLDKGKAVKDVCQVGCIGCTRCVKKCDNGQISMKDGLAVIDYSKGEVNIEAVESCPVGVIHHYAYQDPITWQPPVKEALKGAAEPVQSA
- a CDS encoding HD domain-containing protein; this encodes MGRSAYVKDLAEGMAVSEVFVLESKSLGTTKSGKPYLTLMLRDRTGRIETKVWDEAEAINTNLAGAQFVHVNGSVESFNNRLQLKAAHLAVKREQDVVLDELMATSARDSDDMLDELKTLARTVKNAWLRKLLAAFFADESFVARFKVSPAAKTIHQSYVGGLIEHTLSVVKIAATLADHYSDLNEGRGLNRDLLITGAVLHDIGKIAELESGVTSGYTTPGQLIGHIVLGYRMVEEKIERIDGFPQELRDQIGHLVLSHQGRLEWKSPVVPLFTEAVLLHYIDDLDAKVQHVAQAIANVRDPEAAFTDWDRVLDRFFYTRVEQGKEV